Proteins from a single region of Hypanus sabinus isolate sHypSab1 chromosome 26, sHypSab1.hap1, whole genome shotgun sequence:
- the LOC132381418 gene encoding gremlin-1-like encodes MVRMFYSILLLFIISGLLFGEETTTRGAARGAVPSPGKGSSRRRKDKEDVLDSSQAALIVMDRRYVRRDWCKSHPLIQTLKEEGCVSRTVINRFCYGQCNSFYIPSYEYGGDPFRSCSFCKPRKFNTVTISFNCPSLQPSSRRRRIQLVKECRCISIDPE; translated from the coding sequence AATGTTTTACAGTATCCTTCTTTTATTTATCATATCTGGACTCTTGTTTGGTGAAGAGACAACTACTCGTGGAGCAGCTCGTGGGGCAGTTCCCTCTCCTGGGAAGGGGTCGTCCAGGAGGAGGAAGGACAAGGAGGACGTCTTGGACTCCAGCCAGGCTGCTCTCATTGTAATGGATCGGCGTTACGTGCGCAGGGACTGGTGCAAGTCCCACCCTCTCATCCAGACCCTGAAGGAGGAGGGCTGCGTCAGCCGCACCGTCATCAACCGCTTCTGTTACGGCCAGTGCAACTCGTTCTACATCCCGAGCTACGAGTACGGCGGGGACCCCTTCCGCTCCTGCTCCTTCTGCAAGCCGAGGAAGTTCAACACTGTCACCATCTCCTTCAACTGCCCCAGCCTCCAGCCCTCATCCAGGCGAAGGCGGATCCAGCTGGTGAAGGAGTGCCGCTGCATCTCCATAGACCCGGAATAG